One genomic region from Haloterrigena gelatinilytica encodes:
- a CDS encoding AMP-binding protein translates to MSDATDPALEDVDEIVHDPSREFVESTNVYDFMETYGIDDYDELIERTTSEVDGEPESGVDWFWDELVDYLGIEFYEEYDAVRDDGEARSASEASGETASRGGPQFTDWYPGGEINIAHNVLDRHAAVDEERRNTVATIWESEDGEIREVTYHELRRQSNMVANALEERGVETGDTVGLYMPMVPEVVSILYGCFKVGAIAVPIFSGFGVDAAATRIADSECSVLFTGDGFYRRGDPVFLKSAADEAIEEAGHVEHTIVFDRLGSSDRHSEHEIPWSDDRDEWWDDAVETADDEYETKALDSSQESMLLYSSGTTGKPKGIVHTHAGVQVQCAKEVYFGMDLEPADRFFWVSDIGWMMGPWTLIGTHTFGGTVFMYEGAPDHPEPDRFWEMIDRHKLTQFGISPTAIRALRKHGDEWLEGHDLSSLRLLGSTGEPWDPESWRWFYENVGNGEAPIINISGGTEICGCFLMPMPTQPLKPCTLGGPGLGMDIDIVDRDGNSVREDNQRGFLVARDSCPSMTKSLWSGDERYLNEYWSTFEDPPMWNHGDWAQKDEDGFWFLHGRADDALNVAGRKVGPAEVEGALIDHEAVNQAAAIGAPDETTGTAVVTYVILEDGREESDDLKAELRAQVGEELGKPFRPREILFVDDLPKTQSGKIIRRAIEATYTGEDLGDMSSIENPEALEELEAAR, encoded by the coding sequence ATGTCCGACGCAACAGATCCGGCGCTCGAGGACGTCGACGAGATCGTCCACGACCCGAGCCGGGAGTTCGTCGAGTCGACGAACGTCTACGACTTCATGGAGACGTACGGGATCGACGACTACGACGAGCTCATCGAGCGGACGACGAGCGAGGTCGACGGCGAACCCGAGAGCGGCGTCGACTGGTTCTGGGACGAACTCGTCGACTACCTCGGGATCGAGTTCTACGAGGAGTACGACGCGGTGAGAGACGACGGCGAGGCGCGAAGCGCCTCGGAAGCGAGCGGTGAAACCGCGAGCCGTGGTGGTCCGCAGTTCACCGACTGGTACCCCGGCGGCGAGATCAATATCGCCCACAACGTCCTCGACCGCCACGCCGCGGTCGACGAGGAGCGACGCAACACGGTCGCGACCATCTGGGAGAGCGAGGACGGCGAGATCCGGGAGGTGACCTATCACGAACTCCGGCGACAGTCGAACATGGTCGCCAACGCCCTCGAGGAACGCGGCGTCGAGACCGGCGACACCGTCGGGCTCTACATGCCGATGGTGCCCGAGGTCGTCTCGATTCTGTACGGCTGTTTCAAGGTGGGCGCGATCGCGGTGCCCATCTTCTCGGGCTTCGGCGTCGACGCGGCCGCGACTCGGATCGCGGACTCGGAGTGCTCGGTGCTCTTTACGGGCGACGGCTTCTACCGCCGCGGCGATCCCGTCTTCCTCAAGTCCGCCGCCGACGAGGCAATCGAGGAGGCCGGGCACGTCGAGCACACGATCGTCTTCGACCGGCTGGGATCCAGTGACCGCCACAGCGAACACGAGATCCCCTGGAGCGACGACCGCGACGAGTGGTGGGACGACGCCGTCGAAACGGCCGACGACGAGTACGAGACGAAGGCGCTCGACTCGAGCCAGGAGTCGATGCTCCTCTACTCGTCGGGCACGACGGGCAAGCCGAAGGGGATCGTCCACACCCACGCGGGCGTGCAGGTCCAGTGCGCCAAGGAGGTCTACTTCGGGATGGACCTCGAGCCCGCCGACCGGTTCTTCTGGGTCTCGGACATCGGCTGGATGATGGGGCCGTGGACGCTCATCGGCACCCACACCTTCGGCGGCACCGTCTTCATGTACGAGGGCGCGCCCGACCACCCCGAACCGGATCGCTTCTGGGAGATGATCGACCGCCACAAGTTGACGCAGTTCGGCATCTCGCCGACCGCGATCCGGGCGCTACGGAAGCACGGGGACGAGTGGCTCGAGGGGCACGACCTCTCGTCGCTCCGGCTGTTGGGGTCGACGGGCGAGCCCTGGGATCCCGAATCGTGGCGCTGGTTCTACGAGAACGTCGGCAACGGCGAGGCGCCGATCATCAACATCTCCGGCGGCACCGAAATCTGCGGCTGCTTCCTGATGCCGATGCCGACTCAGCCGCTGAAGCCCTGCACGCTGGGCGGACCCGGATTGGGCATGGACATCGACATCGTCGATCGCGACGGGAACTCCGTCCGGGAGGACAACCAGCGGGGGTTCCTCGTCGCGCGTGACTCCTGTCCGTCGATGACGAAGTCGCTGTGGTCGGGCGACGAGCGCTACCTGAACGAGTACTGGTCGACCTTCGAGGACCCGCCGATGTGGAACCACGGCGACTGGGCCCAGAAGGACGAGGACGGCTTCTGGTTCCTCCACGGCCGGGCCGACGACGCGCTGAACGTCGCCGGCCGCAAGGTCGGCCCCGCCGAAGTCGAGGGCGCGCTCATCGACCACGAGGCCGTCAACCAGGCCGCCGCCATCGGCGCCCCCGACGAGACGACGGGAACGGCGGTCGTCACCTACGTCATCCTCGAGGACGGCCGGGAGGAATCGGACGACCTCAAGGCGGAACTGCGGGCGCAGGTCGGCGAGGAACTTGGCAAACCGTTCCGTCCGCGCGAGATCCTGTTCGTCGACGACCTCCCGAAGACCCAATCGGGCAAGATCATCCGCCGGGCCATCGAGGCCACGTATACGGGCGAGGATCTCGGCGACATGAGCAGCATCGAGAACCCCGAGGCGCTCGAGGAACTCGAGGCGGCCAGATAG
- a CDS encoding helix-turn-helix domain-containing protein: MIDLDIDMRQYDCPFIDTTDDVEIAFSAVQWQLDTDDEQLETRLIARGESTGALEDGLHALRDHPNMRECYILSKRENVAEIGTTIEETNAMRTIQRNGGYITGPFHIEDGHERWHVGFDDDADEDHALAELERHNDYTVADRDQFGPTELFDLLENSDSALRLLEGCRSLTDTERETFETAAREGYYETPRATTLEELSNHFDVSKTAVSMNLRRSERKVLQAALSALENMDETATQTR; this comes from the coding sequence ATGATCGATCTCGATATCGATATGCGACAGTACGACTGCCCGTTCATCGACACGACCGACGATGTCGAGATCGCCTTCTCGGCCGTCCAGTGGCAACTCGATACCGACGACGAGCAACTCGAGACCCGACTCATCGCGCGGGGGGAGTCGACGGGCGCCCTCGAGGACGGCCTCCACGCGCTTCGAGATCACCCGAACATGCGAGAGTGTTACATCCTCTCGAAGCGGGAGAACGTCGCCGAGATCGGGACGACGATCGAGGAGACCAACGCGATGCGGACGATCCAGCGAAACGGCGGCTACATCACCGGCCCCTTCCACATCGAGGACGGCCACGAGCGGTGGCACGTCGGCTTCGACGACGACGCCGACGAGGATCACGCCTTAGCCGAACTCGAGCGCCACAACGACTACACCGTCGCGGACCGCGACCAGTTCGGTCCGACGGAACTGTTCGACCTCCTCGAGAACTCCGACAGCGCGCTCCGCCTGCTCGAGGGCTGTCGGTCGCTGACCGACACCGAACGCGAGACCTTCGAGACGGCCGCCCGGGAGGGCTACTACGAGACGCCCCGGGCGACGACCCTCGAGGAGCTCTCGAACCACTTCGACGTCTCGAAGACGGCCGTCTCGATGAACCTCCGGCGGAGCGAACGCAAGGTCCTGCAGGCGGCGCTGTCGGCGCTCGAGAACATGGACGAGACGGCGACGCAGACGCGCTGA
- a CDS encoding Glu/Leu/Phe/Val family dehydrogenase: MTAFHDTDDETTRTDPDLAAPWAYATAATRRLGVPDGIEQRLLHPRQRERISVPFERDDGTIDVCEGYRVRHDSVRGSVLGPHRYYPALNGDDCAGLAAATTVSAAIADLPFGGAAGGIAVDPTALSRDERSRLTRSYARRIAGVDRGDDVLVPEVGTDRRTMARFADAVADDVDAPRTAAVAGKPPAIGGLREIDRAGGHGLAHVTREVLETDRDRPLTDATIAIYGTAACGVAAARLLEFRGGSVVAMSSDRVGLVAPDDGSGLDTDLVPSYLERPGALAEYDDGTVTGTENVLECDADALVLAAPATTITADNADGIRADLVVEGTVGAVTPDGQRALEERGIDVVPAVLATAGRPIAAHLEWIRTVGRDRMSDARVTNEFAYALTDAVDDVRDRRERCDLSWRAAAYSVGLSRVAAAHEVIR; encoded by the coding sequence ATGACAGCCTTTCACGACACCGACGACGAGACGACCCGAACCGATCCCGACCTCGCCGCCCCGTGGGCGTACGCGACGGCCGCGACGCGCCGTCTCGGCGTCCCCGACGGGATCGAACAGCGACTGCTCCACCCTCGCCAGCGCGAGCGGATTTCCGTGCCGTTCGAACGCGACGACGGCACCATCGACGTCTGCGAGGGGTACCGCGTTCGCCACGACAGCGTCCGCGGTTCCGTCCTCGGACCGCACCGGTACTATCCCGCGCTAAACGGGGACGACTGCGCCGGTCTCGCGGCCGCGACGACCGTCAGCGCGGCGATCGCCGACCTCCCGTTCGGCGGTGCCGCGGGCGGGATCGCGGTCGATCCGACGGCGCTGTCCCGGGACGAACGCAGCCGCCTCACCCGATCCTACGCGCGCCGAATCGCGGGCGTCGACCGCGGCGACGACGTCCTCGTTCCGGAGGTCGGTACCGACCGGCGGACGATGGCCCGGTTCGCCGACGCCGTCGCCGACGACGTCGACGCCCCCCGAACCGCGGCCGTCGCCGGCAAACCGCCGGCCATCGGCGGCCTCCGGGAGATCGATCGGGCGGGCGGTCACGGCCTCGCGCACGTGACGCGGGAGGTCCTCGAGACCGACCGCGACCGCCCGCTGACCGACGCGACGATCGCGATCTACGGCACCGCGGCCTGCGGCGTGGCGGCCGCCCGCCTGCTCGAGTTCCGGGGCGGCTCCGTCGTCGCCATGTCAAGCGATCGAGTCGGCCTCGTCGCCCCGGACGACGGCTCCGGGCTCGATACCGACCTCGTGCCCAGCTATCTCGAGCGGCCGGGCGCGCTCGCCGAGTACGACGACGGCACCGTTACCGGTACCGAGAACGTCCTCGAGTGCGACGCCGACGCGTTGGTTCTCGCGGCGCCGGCGACGACGATCACCGCCGACAACGCCGACGGGATCCGCGCCGACCTCGTCGTCGAAGGGACCGTCGGCGCCGTGACGCCTGACGGACAGCGCGCCCTCGAAGAGCGCGGTATCGACGTCGTCCCCGCCGTGCTCGCGACCGCGGGGCGACCGATCGCGGCCCACCTCGAGTGGATTCGGACCGTCGGCCGCGATCGCATGAGCGACGCGCGCGTGACCAACGAGTTCGCCTACGCGCTGACCGACGCGGTCGACGACGTGCGCGATCGCCGCGAGCGCTGCGATCTGAGTTGGCGGGCCGCGGCCTACAGCGTCGGTCTCTCTCGCGTCGCGGCGGCCCACGAGGTGATTCGGTGA
- a CDS encoding helix-turn-helix transcriptional regulator, with amino-acid sequence MPSHPPSDTDDSTEPISDEHTEPRPLANLTGFKRDQLFVIRMLAERNPHGLVIKDKLDCYYDEEINQGRLYQNLSELVEEGYVEKRPLDGRTNAYRPSTRANRRLEEHHEWERRCLCCESP; translated from the coding sequence ATGCCCAGTCACCCACCGAGCGACACCGACGACAGTACCGAACCGATCTCCGACGAGCACACGGAGCCGCGGCCGCTGGCGAACCTGACCGGGTTCAAGCGCGATCAGCTGTTCGTCATCCGAATGCTCGCGGAGCGAAACCCCCACGGACTCGTCATCAAGGACAAACTCGACTGTTACTACGACGAGGAGATCAACCAGGGCCGACTCTACCAGAACCTGAGCGAACTCGTCGAAGAGGGCTACGTCGAGAAACGCCCCCTCGACGGGCGAACCAACGCCTACCGTCCGAGCACGCGGGCCAACAGGCGCCTCGAGGAACACCACGAGTGGGAGCGCCGCTGCCTCTGCTGTGAGTCCCCATGA
- a CDS encoding MFS transporter yields MTRHPTDAADRTDPIRIVCLVALATSHGLIRLAERYLPEFVVAIGSGPIVAGALVSLGLGVAVAASRRSSDADAGPTPDIAPAAAAVASVLVAAVGLLAWAGAPTLDALLGTPLSALGWLAVGIVLLQTWHVRGPARNLWPTDTRAAPPSSAAPARDEASIGRSRRRATNADRRRRARPRRGGRVRGGRRREHRRVRTGFVLVAATGAAVALVGAVALGSAGKRTSPLTGRVLGDGLAEGDRDGESETRRNGTTTPAPADAESPLGAVSSAASRLPDRRRWAVIGDALVRVALAGSWPFLILLVVEYRSIGLSIGGLSLAPAAVFGLFVLAEAAGAVVGAVAAPALASRLDRRAVLAVGLAVVSLLPMGLVAAPSSAGIVAVLFALLGCRTAIEPLRPTVGESARVAPVPGPRLPDAVGTAVQVAVVPAPLIGGLLYAVDPIFAFTIATTVGLLGVRELGRAFAFGRP; encoded by the coding sequence ATGACCCGACACCCGACAGACGCCGCCGACCGCACCGATCCGATCCGGATCGTCTGTCTCGTCGCGCTCGCGACGAGCCACGGGCTGATCCGCCTCGCCGAACGATACCTCCCCGAGTTCGTCGTCGCGATCGGCTCCGGGCCGATCGTCGCCGGCGCGCTGGTGTCGCTCGGACTGGGCGTCGCCGTCGCGGCGTCCCGGCGCTCGAGCGACGCCGACGCCGGCCCGACGCCCGACATCGCGCCCGCCGCGGCCGCGGTGGCGTCGGTGCTCGTCGCCGCGGTCGGCCTCCTCGCGTGGGCGGGTGCGCCGACGCTCGACGCCCTGCTGGGAACGCCGCTGTCGGCGCTGGGCTGGCTCGCGGTCGGGATCGTCCTCCTGCAGACGTGGCACGTCCGCGGCCCCGCGCGGAACCTGTGGCCGACCGATACGCGCGCGGCACCGCCCTCGAGCGCGGCGCCCGCCCGCGACGAGGCGTCGATCGGGCGGAGCCGTCGACGGGCGACGAACGCGGACCGTCGTCGGCGCGCTCGGCCTCGCCGCGGCGGCCGTGTTCGCGGCGGCCGCCGTCGCGAGCACCGGCGGGTCCGCACGGGCTTCGTCCTCGTCGCCGCGACCGGCGCCGCGGTCGCCCTCGTCGGCGCGGTCGCGCTGGGGTCTGCGGGGAAGCGAACGTCGCCCCTCACCGGGAGAGTGCTCGGCGATGGCCTCGCGGAGGGCGACCGAGACGGCGAGAGTGAGACGCGCAGAAACGGGACGACCACTCCTGCGCCGGCCGACGCGGAGTCCCCGCTCGGCGCGGTCAGCAGCGCCGCCTCGAGGCTGCCCGATCGCCGTCGCTGGGCGGTCATCGGCGACGCCCTCGTTCGGGTCGCCCTCGCCGGGAGCTGGCCGTTCCTGATCCTGCTGGTCGTCGAGTACCGATCGATCGGGCTCTCGATCGGCGGCCTCTCGCTGGCGCCGGCCGCCGTCTTCGGCCTGTTCGTCCTCGCGGAGGCCGCGGGCGCGGTCGTCGGCGCGGTCGCCGCCCCCGCGCTCGCCTCGCGGCTCGACCGGCGCGCGGTGCTGGCCGTCGGTCTCGCCGTCGTCTCGCTGCTCCCGATGGGCCTCGTGGCGGCCCCGTCCAGCGCCGGTATCGTCGCCGTCCTGTTCGCGCTGCTGGGCTGTCGGACGGCGATCGAACCGCTCCGGCCGACCGTCGGCGAGAGCGCTCGCGTCGCCCCGGTTCCCGGCCCGCGGCTCCCCGACGCGGTCGGGACGGCGGTGCAGGTCGCCGTCGTTCCCGCACCGCTGATCGGCGGCCTCCTGTACGCGGTCGACCCGATCTTCGCGTTTACCATCGCGACGACGGTCGGCCTGCTGGGCGTTCGCGAACTGGGGCGGGCGTTCGCGTTCGGGCGGCCGTGA
- a CDS encoding cytochrome c oxidase subunit I encodes MTRSTGRSNVDHRRLARWHLALALVMGLWGGLDALFLRTALVTPTLGRLTAETYNAFFTTHGLTMLFLFALPAIWGAAYVAVPPLIEADDVAAPALGAVAFWLQVPAALSIRAGTIGGILGVAGLEPVASGWTLYPPLSVLSANPAVDALLVGLALVAVGTTLTAWTLLRTILREREVRWLEVDTFTWTVLTAAAMSLLAFPVLAATVALVLADRTLATGFLLGGGGPLVWQHLFWFFAHPLVYIVVLPPMGIVSHVLPRFAGRRLFGHRSSVYSTLAIGVVSFTVWAHHMFVTGMSLPVRTVFMLTTLAVALPSSAKLCTWLVTLWGGSIRYTAPMLASLAAVGFFVVGGVTGVFLAVVPINVRYTGTYYVVAHFHLLFAGFVALALVAGAYYWFPLLTGRRLEPGLARLHVWLTVVGVAVTFGALLLVGLAQLPRRVATYPAAYAPLHQLATVGAYVIAAGQAVFLANLARSLWIGGPAPDDPWALESGPSHTREWK; translated from the coding sequence GTGACCCGATCGACCGGCCGGTCGAACGTCGACCACCGACGGCTCGCCCGCTGGCACCTCGCGCTGGCGCTGGTGATGGGGCTGTGGGGCGGGCTCGACGCGCTGTTCCTGCGAACGGCGCTGGTCACTCCGACTCTCGGTCGGTTGACGGCCGAGACCTACAACGCCTTCTTCACGACCCACGGGCTGACGATGCTGTTCCTGTTCGCGCTGCCGGCGATCTGGGGCGCGGCCTACGTCGCTGTCCCTCCGCTGATCGAGGCCGACGACGTCGCCGCGCCGGCCCTCGGCGCGGTCGCGTTCTGGCTGCAGGTCCCCGCGGCGCTGTCGATCCGGGCCGGCACGATCGGCGGCATCCTCGGCGTGGCGGGCCTCGAGCCGGTCGCCAGCGGGTGGACGCTGTATCCGCCGCTGAGCGTGCTGTCGGCGAACCCGGCCGTCGACGCCCTCCTCGTCGGACTCGCGCTGGTCGCCGTCGGGACGACGCTGACGGCGTGGACGCTCCTCCGCACGATTCTGCGCGAGCGCGAGGTCCGGTGGCTCGAGGTCGACACGTTCACGTGGACGGTGCTGACCGCCGCGGCGATGTCCCTGCTGGCGTTTCCGGTGCTGGCGGCGACGGTCGCGCTCGTTCTCGCGGATCGGACGCTCGCCACCGGGTTCCTCCTCGGCGGCGGCGGGCCGCTGGTCTGGCAGCACCTGTTCTGGTTCTTCGCCCATCCGCTGGTGTACATCGTGGTGTTGCCCCCGATGGGAATCGTCAGCCACGTGCTGCCGCGGTTCGCCGGCCGGCGGCTGTTCGGCCACCGCTCGTCCGTCTACTCGACGCTCGCGATCGGCGTCGTCTCGTTCACCGTCTGGGCCCACCACATGTTCGTGACCGGAATGAGCCTCCCCGTGCGGACGGTCTTCATGCTCACGACGCTGGCGGTGGCGCTCCCGAGCTCCGCGAAACTCTGTACGTGGCTCGTGACGCTGTGGGGCGGTTCGATCCGGTACACGGCGCCGATGCTGGCGTCCCTCGCCGCCGTCGGCTTCTTCGTCGTCGGGGGCGTCACCGGCGTCTTCCTCGCCGTCGTGCCGATCAACGTCCGCTACACCGGGACCTACTACGTCGTCGCGCACTTCCACCTGCTGTTTGCCGGCTTCGTCGCGCTCGCGCTCGTCGCCGGCGCCTACTACTGGTTCCCCCTGCTCACCGGCCGACGCCTCGAGCCGGGGCTGGCCCGCCTGCACGTCTGGCTCACGGTCGTCGGCGTCGCGGTGACCTTCGGGGCGCTCCTGCTCGTCGGCCTCGCACAACTCCCCCGGCGCGTCGCGACCTATCCGGCGGCATACGCGCCGCTGCACCAGCTGGCGACCGTCGGCGCCTACGTGATCGCCGCCGGCCAGGCCGTCTTCCTCGCGAACCTCGCCCGATCGCTGTGGATCGGCGGGCCCGCCCCCGACGATCCGTGGGCCCTCGAATCGGGGCCGTCGCACACACGCGAATGGAAGTAG
- a CDS encoding PhzF family phenazine biosynthesis protein, producing MDTIRTLQVDAFTDEPLAGNPAGVVPDADGLSDDQMQSIAAELAVSETAFLRSSDAADYRIRYFTPTQEVDLCGHATIGSFAHLRDEGLEAGTYALETNVGELEIGVDADGTVWMTQDEPRIREVDVGYERVADALGVDAAALEGASDDIPLAVSSTGLPFLIAPITYLSDLGSAEPDMRAIEELTDEVDATGVYLFTFDALGRESTLHGRMFAPGAGVPEDPVTGTASGAVGAYLDRFGAFDDDFPEELRLEQGHYVDRPGQVRVRIGEDVRVGGRGVTVLDGSLVVPEDDEDDILEA from the coding sequence ATGGACACGATTCGGACCCTGCAGGTCGACGCCTTCACGGACGAGCCGCTGGCCGGGAACCCGGCCGGCGTCGTCCCCGACGCGGACGGGCTCTCGGACGACCAGATGCAGTCGATCGCCGCCGAACTGGCCGTCAGCGAGACGGCGTTCCTCCGCTCGAGCGACGCGGCCGACTACCGGATTCGCTACTTCACGCCGACCCAGGAGGTCGACCTCTGCGGCCACGCGACGATCGGCTCGTTCGCCCACCTCCGCGACGAGGGCCTCGAGGCCGGCACCTACGCGCTCGAGACGAACGTCGGGGAACTCGAGATCGGGGTGGACGCGGACGGAACGGTCTGGATGACTCAGGACGAGCCCCGCATCCGCGAGGTCGACGTCGGCTACGAGCGGGTCGCCGACGCGCTGGGCGTCGACGCGGCCGCCCTCGAGGGGGCGAGCGACGATATCCCGCTGGCGGTCTCCTCGACGGGCCTCCCCTTCCTGATCGCGCCGATCACGTACCTCTCGGATCTCGGGAGCGCCGAGCCCGATATGCGGGCGATCGAGGAACTCACGGACGAGGTCGACGCGACCGGTGTCTACCTCTTCACGTTCGACGCGCTCGGCCGGGAGTCGACCCTGCACGGCCGGATGTTCGCGCCCGGGGCCGGCGTGCCCGAGGACCCCGTCACCGGCACCGCCAGCGGCGCCGTCGGCGCCTACCTCGACCGATTCGGCGCGTTCGACGACGACTTCCCGGAGGAACTGCGCCTCGAGCAGGGCCACTACGTCGACCGGCCCGGGCAGGTCCGCGTTCGGATCGGCGAGGACGTCCGCGTCGGCGGTCGCGGCGTGACGGTCCTCGACGGCTCGCTGGTCGTCCCCGAGGACGACGAGGACGACATCCTCGAGGCCTGA
- a CDS encoding SDR family NAD(P)-dependent oxidoreductase, with product MSQDQVTPPTVTAEEIHRIDDDAFTDRNVCLVTGAGSGIGRATALAAAGNGLTVAATDIDEDGLAGTVDRGEELGLEGEITSIVGDLTEDDDLERIVDEAAELGDVKYLANVAGMQHIDSIENFPMETYDTMHRIMLRAPLYLSKLCIPHFRETEDGRGCVGNMGSVHGHYVTSDKVGYNVSKFGLRGLTQSIAAEGEGEIRAYSISTGYVKTPLVTDQLEDTAEQRGISVDEVIEDVMLGQSRVKEMMEPIDVANLFLLGFSDLGRHLDGGDLLFDGGMTLTYE from the coding sequence ATGTCACAGGACCAGGTGACGCCACCGACCGTGACCGCCGAGGAGATTCACCGGATCGACGACGACGCCTTTACCGACCGCAACGTCTGTCTCGTGACCGGCGCCGGGTCCGGAATCGGTCGCGCGACCGCGCTCGCCGCCGCCGGGAACGGCCTCACCGTCGCGGCGACGGACATCGACGAGGACGGCCTCGCCGGGACCGTCGACCGGGGCGAGGAACTCGGCCTCGAGGGCGAGATCACGTCGATCGTCGGCGATCTGACCGAGGACGACGACTTAGAGCGGATCGTCGACGAGGCGGCCGAGCTGGGCGACGTGAAGTACCTCGCCAACGTCGCCGGGATGCAACACATCGACTCGATCGAGAACTTCCCGATGGAGACCTACGACACGATGCACCGGATCATGCTCCGGGCGCCGCTGTACCTCTCGAAGCTCTGCATTCCGCACTTCCGGGAGACCGAGGACGGGCGGGGCTGCGTCGGCAACATGGGCTCGGTCCACGGCCACTACGTCACCAGCGACAAGGTCGGTTACAACGTCTCGAAGTTCGGTCTGCGCGGCCTGACACAGTCGATCGCCGCAGAGGGCGAGGGGGAGATCCGCGCCTACTCGATCAGCACGGGCTACGTGAAGACGCCGCTGGTGACCGACCAGCTCGAGGACACCGCCGAGCAGCGCGGGATCTCGGTCGACGAGGTGATCGAGGACGTCATGCTCGGCCAGTCCCGGGTCAAGGAGATGATGGAACCGATCGACGTCGCCAACCTCTTCCTGCTCGGCTTCTCGGATCTCGGCCGGCACCTGGACGGCGGCGACCTGTTGTTTGATGGTGGCATGACCCTTACCTACGAGTAA
- a CDS encoding DUF2182 domain-containing protein, protein MIPDTSLPFTDRIDPDALPVPEVLVLSLSALLWLVLVQGWLPGPGPVPAGIEAPMDAPGVPETAAMANGLGGVAAYLLTWGAMMLAMMLPSLLPVVRRYRSDLCDSVFVPSIAAFLGGYGLAWTLVGAVPLAVAALVSIRDLLTGTVIGVSAGAVAVGGLLAFAGGYQFTSLKRDLLARCGCCRSVHHRPSVARMAREGLEYAANCIGCTWPLFALMVALGSMNLLVMVGLTLVVSLERLAADGDAVARALGVVLLGAAAFALLFGLPPV, encoded by the coding sequence ATGATACCTGATACGTCACTCCCGTTCACCGATCGCATCGATCCCGACGCGCTTCCGGTCCCGGAGGTCCTCGTCCTCTCGCTGTCGGCGCTGCTGTGGCTGGTCCTCGTTCAGGGGTGGCTCCCCGGGCCGGGCCCCGTACCGGCCGGCATCGAGGCGCCGATGGACGCGCCCGGCGTTCCCGAGACGGCGGCGATGGCGAACGGACTCGGCGGCGTCGCGGCGTACCTGCTCACGTGGGGCGCGATGATGCTGGCGATGATGCTCCCGTCGCTGCTGCCCGTCGTTCGGCGGTATCGATCGGACCTCTGTGACTCCGTTTTCGTCCCGTCGATCGCCGCCTTCCTCGGCGGCTACGGGCTCGCGTGGACGCTCGTCGGGGCCGTTCCGCTGGCGGTCGCCGCTCTGGTTTCGATTCGCGACCTACTGACCGGGACCGTAATCGGCGTGAGCGCCGGTGCGGTCGCGGTCGGCGGCCTGCTCGCGTTCGCGGGCGGCTACCAGTTCACGTCGCTGAAACGCGACCTGCTCGCGCGGTGCGGGTGTTGCCGGTCGGTCCACCATCGGCCGTCCGTCGCTCGAATGGCCCGCGAGGGCCTCGAGTACGCCGCGAACTGCATCGGCTGCACGTGGCCGCTGTTCGCGCTGATGGTCGCGCTCGGGTCGATGAACCTCCTCGTCATGGTCGGCCTGACGCTCGTCGTGTCACTCGAGCGGCTCGCGGCCGACGGGGACGCCGTCGCTCGCGCCCTCGGCGTCGTGTTGCTCGGCGCCGCCGCGTTCGCGCTCCTGTTCGGGTTGCCGCCCGTCTGA